The Streptomyces aurantiacus genome includes a region encoding these proteins:
- a CDS encoding ABC transporter permease, translated as MSEMPHGAHGRPPTRRERWGSFKASPFLPASVLVLILAAAAGLFAGSYTYSMANPTPRHVPTATVGAYDEGRGKAFLAGMEKALDASLEIHAYDSGAAAVEAMNDQEVFAILDVRDSGRAVVLDVSGASGASVAELLEKTAPAVGRSTGVAVTVRDINPLQEGDPRGLAIFYISLAAVIIGFVGAIQLSVHARELNPLERIGFTAAYALLGGFVIAAVVDWLLNALDLPFVESWMILSLTMFTSGMVFSMFNTLFGRWAMLPTWGLMVLLGNPSSGGAVSWPLLPSPLGVIGRWLPPGGSVNAQHTAVYFAGHQHVFPFLVLGGWALVSCTVFWIWRHRHPGGREEDPAHAAGSPAVPSRETSGGGAAA; from the coding sequence ATGTCCGAGATGCCGCACGGTGCCCATGGCCGGCCGCCCACGCGTCGCGAACGCTGGGGCTCCTTCAAGGCGTCCCCCTTCCTTCCCGCGTCGGTGCTGGTGCTGATCCTCGCCGCGGCGGCGGGCCTCTTCGCCGGCTCGTACACGTATTCCATGGCGAACCCGACCCCGCGCCACGTGCCGACCGCGACGGTGGGCGCGTACGACGAAGGGCGGGGCAAGGCCTTCCTCGCCGGGATGGAGAAGGCGCTCGACGCCTCCCTGGAGATCCACGCCTACGACAGCGGGGCGGCGGCCGTCGAGGCGATGAACGACCAGGAGGTGTTCGCGATCCTCGATGTGCGGGACTCCGGCCGGGCGGTCGTCCTCGACGTCTCCGGGGCGTCCGGGGCCTCGGTCGCGGAGCTGCTGGAGAAGACCGCGCCGGCCGTCGGCAGGTCCACGGGGGTGGCGGTCACGGTCCGGGACATCAATCCCTTGCAGGAGGGCGATCCGCGCGGGCTCGCGATCTTCTACATCTCGCTGGCCGCCGTGATCATCGGCTTCGTCGGGGCGATCCAGCTCAGCGTGCACGCGCGGGAGCTGAACCCGCTGGAACGCATCGGGTTCACGGCCGCGTACGCCCTGCTCGGCGGTTTCGTGATCGCGGCGGTGGTCGACTGGCTCCTGAACGCCCTGGATCTGCCGTTCGTCGAGTCCTGGATGATCCTCTCGCTGACCATGTTCACGTCCGGCATGGTCTTCTCGATGTTCAACACCCTGTTCGGGCGCTGGGCGATGCTTCCCACCTGGGGCCTGATGGTCCTGCTCGGCAATCCCTCCTCGGGCGGCGCCGTCTCCTGGCCCCTGCTGCCGTCGCCGCTCGGAGTGATCGGCCGCTGGCTGCCGCCCGGGGGCTCGGTCAACGCCCAGCACACGGCGGTGTACTTCGCCGGTCACCAGCACGTGTTCCCGTTCCTGGTCCTCGGGGGCTGGGCGCTGGTGTCCTGCACGGTCTTCTGGATCTGGCGACACCGGCACCCGGGCGGCAGGGAGGAGGACCCGGCCCACGCGGCGGGCTCCCCGGCCGTCCCGTCCCGAGAGACCTCCGGGGGCGGGGCGGCGGCCTGA
- the hrpA gene encoding ATP-dependent RNA helicase HrpA, which yields MSTHPAPALGDLAPRLAELSLRDAHRLGRRLEGARRIRKPEARAAVTAEIEAEVAAAELRMAERRGRVPAVSYPEQLPVSQKKDDIAAAIRDHQVVIVAGETGSGKTTQIPKICLELGRGVRGMIGHTQPRRIAARTVAERVAEELDTPLGEAVGWKVRFTDQVNQDGTFVKLMTDGILLAEIQTDRELRAYDTIIIDEAHERSLNIDFLLGYLAQLLPKRPDLKVVITSATIDPERFSRHFGDAPIVEVSGRTYPVEVRYRPLLEEEGDDSDRDQITAICDAVEELQGEGKGDILVFLSGEREIRDTADALEKKKYRFTEVLPLYARLSHAEQHRVFQAHTGRRIVLATNVAETSLTVPGIKYVIDPGTARISRYSHRTKVQRLPIEAISQASANQRKGRCGRTSDGICIRLYSEDDFLARPEFTDAEILRTNLASVILQMTAAGLGEIEKFPFIDPPDHRNIRDGVQLLQELNALDPTEKDPRKRLTPSGRKLAQLPVDPRLARMVLEADKNGCVREVMVIAAALSIQDPRERPAEKQTQADQQHARFRDETSDFLAYLNLWRYVREQQKERGSSSFRRMCKQEYLNFLRIREWQDIYTQLRTVAKQMGIHPNEDDAPEQQVHLSLLAGLLSHIGMKDVKESATGTGKDSGREGGRSTTKNEYVGARNAKFAIFPGSALFKKPPRFVMSAELVETSRLWARVNARIEPEWIEPLAEHLLKRTYSEPHWEKDQAAVMAYEKVTLYGVPIIAQRKVNYGRIDPETSRELFIRNALVEGDWRTHHKFFSDNRRLLTEVEELEHRARRRDILVDDDTLFDFYEERVPEHVVSGAHFDSWWKHKHKEEPELLDFERSMLIRETAGAVTKDDYPDAWRQGRLKFRVTYQFEPGADADGVTVHVPLQVLNQVTDEGFEWQIPGLREQVVTELIRSLPKPIRRNYVPAPDFARRFLERAVPLQEPLTATLARELKRMVGVPLTADDFDWSRLPDHLRITFRIVDERRRKLAEDKDLEVLKLRLKPKAREAISQAAAETAERQGGEALERTGLTDWTIGSLSRVFETRRAGQPVKAYPALVDDGPAANTVSVRLFDTEAEQQQAMWKGTRRLILRNIPVNPAKFASDKLTNAQKLALSANPHGSIQALFDDCAMAAADKLIGDFGGPAWDEESYRKLYDKVRAEIVDTTVRTVGRVEQVLAAWQACERRLKGVRSPVLLANLADVRTQLDALVRPGFVTATGLRRLPDLMRYLVAADRRLQQMPTNVQRDTSRMEKVHEMQDEYAWLLEQLPQGRPVPSSVLDIRWMIEELRVSYFAHALGTAYPVSDKRIVKAIDAAAP from the coding sequence ATGTCTACGCATCCTGCCCCCGCCCTCGGCGATCTCGCCCCCCGTCTGGCCGAGCTGTCACTGCGCGACGCGCACCGGCTCGGGCGCAGACTCGAGGGCGCGCGCCGGATCCGCAAACCAGAGGCCCGCGCCGCTGTCACCGCCGAGATCGAGGCGGAGGTGGCCGCGGCCGAGCTCCGCATGGCCGAGCGCCGCGGCCGCGTGCCGGCCGTCTCGTACCCCGAGCAACTGCCCGTCAGCCAGAAGAAGGACGACATCGCGGCCGCCATCCGTGATCACCAGGTCGTCATCGTCGCCGGTGAGACCGGGTCCGGAAAGACGACCCAGATCCCGAAGATCTGTCTTGAGCTGGGCCGTGGCGTCCGCGGCATGATCGGGCACACCCAGCCCCGCCGTATCGCCGCCCGTACCGTCGCCGAGCGGGTCGCCGAGGAGCTGGACACCCCGCTGGGCGAGGCCGTCGGCTGGAAGGTCCGCTTCACCGACCAGGTGAACCAGGACGGCACCTTCGTCAAGCTGATGACGGACGGCATCCTGCTCGCCGAGATCCAGACGGACCGCGAGCTGCGCGCGTACGACACGATCATCATCGACGAGGCCCACGAGCGGTCCCTGAACATCGACTTCCTGCTCGGCTACCTGGCGCAGCTGCTGCCGAAGCGTCCGGACCTCAAGGTCGTCATCACCTCCGCGACCATCGACCCCGAGCGCTTCTCCCGGCACTTCGGGGACGCCCCGATCGTCGAGGTCAGCGGGCGCACGTATCCCGTGGAGGTGCGCTACCGCCCGCTCCTGGAGGAGGAGGGCGACGATTCCGACCGCGACCAGATCACCGCGATCTGCGACGCCGTCGAGGAACTGCAGGGCGAGGGCAAGGGCGACATCCTCGTCTTCCTGTCGGGAGAGCGGGAGATCCGGGACACCGCCGACGCCCTGGAGAAGAAGAAGTACCGGTTCACCGAGGTGCTCCCTCTCTACGCGCGGCTCTCGCACGCCGAGCAGCACCGCGTCTTCCAGGCGCACACCGGGCGCAGGATCGTTCTGGCGACCAACGTCGCCGAGACCTCCCTGACCGTCCCCGGCATCAAGTACGTGATCGACCCGGGCACCGCCCGCATCTCCAGATACAGCCACCGCACGAAGGTCCAGCGCCTCCCCATCGAGGCGATCTCACAGGCCAGCGCGAACCAGCGCAAGGGCCGCTGCGGCCGTACCAGCGACGGCATCTGTATCCGCCTCTACTCCGAGGACGACTTCCTCGCCCGGCCGGAGTTCACCGACGCGGAGATCCTCCGTACGAACCTGGCGTCCGTCATCCTCCAGATGACCGCGGCCGGGCTCGGGGAGATCGAGAAGTTCCCCTTCATCGATCCGCCGGACCACCGCAACATCCGCGACGGCGTCCAGCTCCTCCAGGAGCTGAACGCCCTCGACCCGACGGAGAAGGACCCGCGCAAGCGCCTCACGCCGTCGGGCCGCAAGCTCGCCCAGCTGCCCGTCGACCCGCGCCTGGCCCGGATGGTCCTGGAGGCCGACAAGAACGGGTGCGTCCGTGAGGTCATGGTGATCGCGGCCGCGCTCTCCATCCAGGACCCGCGCGAGCGCCCGGCCGAGAAGCAGACGCAGGCGGACCAGCAGCACGCCCGCTTCAGGGACGAGACGTCCGACTTCCTCGCGTACCTCAATCTCTGGCGGTACGTGCGCGAGCAGCAGAAGGAGCGCGGCTCGTCGTCGTTCCGTCGCATGTGCAAGCAGGAGTACCTGAACTTCCTGCGGATCCGCGAGTGGCAGGACATCTACACGCAGCTGCGGACCGTCGCAAAACAGATGGGCATTCATCCGAACGAGGACGACGCACCCGAGCAGCAGGTCCACCTGTCCCTCCTCGCCGGGCTGCTCTCCCACATCGGCATGAAGGACGTGAAGGAGAGCGCGACCGGGACCGGGAAGGACAGCGGTCGCGAGGGCGGCAGGAGCACCACGAAGAACGAGTACGTGGGCGCCCGCAACGCCAAGTTCGCGATCTTCCCCGGCTCCGCCCTCTTCAAGAAGCCCCCGCGCTTCGTCATGTCCGCCGAGCTCGTCGAGACGTCCCGGCTGTGGGCCCGTGTCAACGCGCGGATCGAGCCCGAGTGGATCGAACCGCTCGCGGAGCACCTGCTGAAGCGCACGTACAGCGAGCCGCACTGGGAGAAGGACCAGGCGGCGGTGATGGCGTACGAGAAGGTCACGCTGTACGGCGTGCCGATCATCGCCCAGCGCAAGGTCAACTACGGGCGCATCGACCCCGAGACCAGCCGCGAGCTTTTCATCCGCAACGCACTCGTCGAGGGCGACTGGCGTACGCACCACAAGTTCTTCTCCGACAACCGCCGGCTCCTCACCGAGGTCGAGGAGCTGGAGCACCGGGCGCGGCGCCGGGACATCCTGGTCGACGACGACACGCTCTTCGACTTCTACGAGGAGAGGGTGCCCGAACACGTCGTGTCCGGCGCCCACTTCGACTCCTGGTGGAAGCACAAGCACAAGGAGGAGCCCGAACTCCTCGACTTCGAGCGCTCGATGCTCATCCGCGAGACGGCCGGAGCGGTCACCAAGGACGACTATCCGGACGCGTGGCGGCAGGGGCGGCTGAAGTTCCGGGTCACGTACCAGTTCGAGCCGGGCGCCGACGCGGACGGTGTGACCGTCCACGTCCCGCTCCAGGTGCTGAACCAGGTCACGGACGAGGGCTTCGAGTGGCAGATCCCCGGTCTGCGGGAGCAGGTCGTGACCGAGCTGATCCGTTCCCTCCCGAAGCCGATCCGCCGCAACTACGTACCGGCCCCCGACTTCGCCCGGCGGTTCCTGGAGCGGGCGGTGCCCCTCCAGGAGCCCCTGACGGCGACGCTGGCGCGCGAGCTCAAGCGCATGGTCGGCGTGCCGCTCACGGCCGACGACTTCGACTGGTCCAGGCTCCCCGACCATCTGCGGATCACCTTCCGGATCGTCGACGAACGGCGCCGGAAGCTGGCCGAGGACAAGGACCTGGAGGTCCTGAAGCTGCGGCTGAAGCCGAAGGCGCGCGAGGCGATCTCGCAGGCCGCGGCGGAGACGGCCGAGCGGCAGGGCGGGGAGGCCCTGGAGCGCACGGGGCTGACCGACTGGACCATCGGCTCCCTCAGCCGCGTCTTCGAGACGCGCCGGGCCGGCCAGCCGGTGAAGGCGTACCCGGCGCTGGTCGACGACGGACCGGCGGCGAACACCGTCTCCGTACGCCTCTTCGACACCGAGGCCGAGCAGCAGCAGGCGATGTGGAAGGGCACGCGGCGGCTCATCCTGCGCAACATCCCGGTGAATCCGGCGAAGTTCGCGTCGGACAAGCTCACGAACGCCCAGAAGCTGGCCCTGTCCGCGAACCCGCACGGGTCGATCCAGGCCCTGTTCGACGACTGCGCGATGGCCGCCGCCGACAAACTGATCGGGGACTTCGGCGGCCCGGCCTGGGACGAGGAGTCGTACCGGAAGCTGTACGACAAGGTGCGCGCGGAGATCGTCGACACGACCGTCCGCACGGTCGGCCGGGTGGAGCAGGTGCTGGCCGCCTGGCAGGCCTGTGAGCGCCGCCTGAAGGGCGTGCGCAGCCCTGTGCTCCTCGCGAACCTGGCGGACGTACGGACGCAGCTGGACGCCCTCGTGAGGCCCGGCTTCGTCACGGCGACCGGACTGCGGCGGCTGCCGGACCTGATGCGCTATCTGGTGGCGGCGGACCGCCGGCTCCAGCAGATGCCGACGAACGTCCAGCGGGACACCAGCCGGATGGAGAAGGTCCACGAGATGCAGGACGAGTACGCCTGGCTGCTGGAGCAACTGCCGCAGGGCCGCCCCGTCCCCTCCTCCGTCCTGGACATCCGCTGGATGATCGAGGAGCTGCGGGTCAGCTACTTCGCGCATGCGCTGGGCACGGCGTACCCCGTCTCCGACAAGCGCATCGTGAAGGCGATCGACGCCGCCGCTCCGTGA